Proteins from a single region of Labedella gwakjiensis:
- a CDS encoding ABC transporter permease, giving the protein MFVALRDLRFARGRFVLIGAVVALITVLVGFLSGLTGGLATQNISAVLAFPGDRIVFSAPSGGASGPSYTDSAVTEEQEADWADAAGVTAVVPIGVTQSRAEADDTRAAVALIGMEPGADADTPADDGSLVLSRTAADDLDVMAGDAVTIAGTSYTVASIRGDAWYSHTPVVRMTLHDWRTSAAATGSPDAFATVLAVTGTTDAQAVDARADTTSTSVVGSLTALSAFRSEIGSLLLMVAMLFGISGLVIGAFFTVWTMQRKGDIAVLKALGASTRSLVKDALGQALVVLALGIGVGTAVVVALGALAGTALPFLLSPLTTALPAVIMIALGLAGAAFALRSVTSADPLSALGSNR; this is encoded by the coding sequence ATGTTCGTCGCGCTCCGCGATCTCCGCTTCGCCCGAGGACGGTTCGTCCTCATCGGCGCCGTCGTCGCACTCATCACCGTGCTCGTCGGCTTCCTCAGCGGCCTCACCGGCGGTCTCGCCACCCAGAACATCTCCGCCGTGCTCGCCTTCCCCGGCGACCGGATCGTCTTCTCGGCACCCTCCGGCGGTGCGTCCGGCCCGAGCTACACGGACTCCGCGGTCACCGAGGAGCAGGAGGCGGACTGGGCGGACGCGGCCGGCGTCACCGCCGTCGTTCCCATCGGCGTCACCCAGTCGCGCGCCGAGGCGGACGACACCCGCGCGGCTGTCGCGCTCATCGGCATGGAGCCAGGAGCGGATGCGGACACGCCGGCGGACGACGGCTCCCTCGTGCTCTCCCGCACGGCAGCGGACGACCTCGACGTGATGGCGGGCGACGCCGTCACGATCGCCGGCACGTCGTACACGGTCGCGTCGATCCGCGGGGACGCCTGGTACAGCCACACTCCCGTCGTGCGGATGACCCTCCACGACTGGCGGACCTCCGCCGCGGCCACCGGATCTCCCGATGCGTTCGCGACGGTTCTCGCGGTGACGGGAACGACGGACGCGCAGGCCGTCGATGCGCGCGCCGACACCACGTCCACATCGGTCGTCGGCTCGCTCACCGCGCTCAGCGCGTTCCGGTCCGAGATCGGCTCCCTCCTCCTCATGGTGGCGATGCTGTTCGGAATATCCGGCCTCGTGATCGGAGCGTTCTTCACCGTGTGGACCATGCAGCGGAAAGGCGACATCGCCGTCCTCAAGGCGCTCGGCGCGAGCACGCGCTCCCTCGTGAAGGACGCGCTCGGGCAGGCCCTCGTGGTCCTCGCGCTCGGGATCGGCGTCGGTACCGCCGTGGTGGTGGCGCTCGGCGCACTCGCCGGAACCGCCCTGCCGTTCCTCCTCAGCCCCCTCACCACGGCGCTGCCCGCCGTGATCATGATCGCCCTGGGACTCGCAGGCGCCGCCTTCGCCCTCCGTTCCGTCACCTCCGCAGACCCTCTTTCAGCCCTCGGGAGCAACCGATGA
- a CDS encoding ABC transporter ATP-binding protein gives MIHLDDVTLTFPDGDGRVTAVDRVTLTSAPRTVTAITGPSGSGKSSLLAVAATLIRPDSGRVLIDDVDTTELTPSEAAILRRRRIGIVFQQSNLLPSLTALEQLMVMTELGDRPSRASRATAKERADELLEAVGLADHRHKRPHQLSGGQRQRVNITRALMNGPSVLLVDEPTSALDQESGAGVIDLIVRLTQAFQTSTLLVTHDLVHLPQMHEVVRMEDGGIVAPLPSAS, from the coding sequence ATGATCCACCTCGACGACGTCACCCTCACCTTCCCCGACGGAGACGGTCGTGTCACGGCCGTCGATCGCGTGACACTCACCAGTGCGCCGCGCACCGTCACCGCGATCACCGGACCGAGCGGATCGGGCAAGTCGAGCCTCCTCGCCGTGGCCGCGACCCTCATCCGCCCCGACTCCGGCCGCGTCCTCATCGACGACGTCGACACGACAGAGCTCACGCCGTCCGAAGCGGCGATCCTGCGCCGGCGGCGCATCGGCATCGTCTTCCAGCAGTCGAACCTGCTGCCGTCACTCACCGCCCTGGAACAGCTGATGGTGATGACCGAGCTCGGCGACAGGCCCTCGCGAGCGTCACGAGCGACCGCGAAGGAGCGCGCCGACGAGCTCCTCGAGGCGGTGGGCCTCGCCGACCACCGGCACAAGCGGCCGCACCAGCTCTCGGGCGGTCAGCGCCAGCGGGTGAACATCACCCGCGCACTCATGAACGGCCCGAGCGTTCTCCTCGTCGACGAACCCACGAGCGCCCTCGACCAGGAGAGCGGAGCCGGCGTGATCGACCTGATCGTGCGCCTCACCCAGGCGTTCCAGACGTCGACTCTCCTCGTGACGCACGACCTCGTCCACCTTCCCCAGATGCACGAGGTGGTGCGCATGGAGGACGGTGGCATCGTCGCGCCCCTGCCCTCCGCTTCCTGA
- a CDS encoding SDR family NAD(P)-dependent oxidoreductase — protein sequence MTTNTPRTVLISGANKGLGLEATRRLIADGHTVYAGMRDLATGDAARGLGAHAVQLDVTDDTSVAAAIAQLPALDVLINNAGITGSAQTLDDLTPEKNDEVFATNVTGVIRVSQAALPLLRESQNPVIVNVASGLGFPRFLLDDSRIESHVMTVPYVAAKAAVIALTVQYAKNLPGMRVNAVDPGYTATDLNGHSGPQTVTEGTDAMVAMANIAADGPTGQFFDRDGRIAY from the coding sequence ATGACAACGAACACGCCCCGCACCGTCCTCATCTCCGGAGCCAACAAGGGCCTCGGCCTCGAGGCCACCCGTCGACTCATCGCCGACGGACACACCGTCTACGCCGGCATGCGCGACCTCGCCACCGGCGACGCCGCACGTGGGCTCGGAGCCCACGCCGTGCAACTCGACGTGACCGACGACACCTCGGTCGCCGCCGCGATCGCGCAGCTCCCCGCGCTCGACGTGCTGATCAACAACGCGGGCATCACGGGTTCGGCGCAGACGCTCGACGACCTCACGCCCGAGAAGAACGACGAGGTCTTCGCGACGAACGTCACCGGCGTCATCCGCGTCTCGCAGGCGGCGCTCCCGCTTCTCCGCGAGTCTCAGAACCCTGTGATCGTGAACGTGGCGAGCGGTCTCGGCTTCCCCCGCTTCCTCCTCGACGACTCCCGCATCGAGTCGCACGTGATGACGGTCCCCTACGTCGCGGCGAAGGCCGCGGTCATCGCCCTCACGGTGCAGTACGCGAAGAACCTGCCGGGCATGCGCGTCAACGCCGTCGATCCCGGATACACGGCGACCGACCTCAACGGACACTCCGGCCCGCAGACCGTGACGGAGGGGACGGACGCGATGGTCGCGATGGCGAACATCGCGGCGGACGGGCCCACCGGACAGTTCTTCGATCGCGACGGGCGCATCGCGTACTGA
- a CDS encoding AAA family ATPase, whose protein sequence is MSDPLFDSLFAALEASPDNVELRVQVARLLLERGRLDDAVTQAATALAQAPGNAEAMAVLTEATTAMRRGGRHAQPARDDRETDTTPDDSISEVRDEFSNGDREQPITRPNDVQHPSDEEHPDGFDWKRAESELGESAVPPPYVASSPEPEASAQDAVLPITPGGDTVTPVVDEYQSTVTLADVGGLETVKQRLRESFLEPMKHPELAKAFGKNLRGGLVLYGPPGCGKTFMARAIAGELGARFLTASLADILGSHFGETEKNLRALFEHARSLTPAVLFLDEIDAIGAKRSSIGTGWSGMRAMVDQLLMELDSMTADNDGLFVLAATNSPWEVDPALMRPGRFDRMLLVLPPDEPAREAILRMHLDRRPIEGIDLGELVRSTDGFSGADLEHLVASAAEQAMIRSIQSGEVKPIGMNELRHVLGEIRPSTGPWLAGAKNVVAFANTDGRYDDLAEFLDSRGYR, encoded by the coding sequence ATGAGCGACCCCCTCTTCGACAGCCTGTTCGCAGCGCTCGAGGCGAGCCCGGACAACGTCGAACTGCGCGTGCAGGTGGCACGTCTCCTCCTCGAGCGGGGACGGCTCGACGACGCCGTCACCCAGGCGGCGACCGCACTCGCGCAGGCCCCCGGGAACGCCGAGGCGATGGCCGTGCTCACGGAGGCGACGACCGCGATGCGTCGCGGCGGCCGGCACGCGCAACCGGCCAGGGACGACCGGGAGACGGACACCACCCCCGACGACTCGATCAGCGAAGTCCGCGACGAGTTCAGCAACGGCGACCGTGAGCAGCCGATCACCCGACCGAACGACGTGCAGCACCCCTCCGACGAGGAGCACCCGGACGGCTTCGACTGGAAGCGCGCGGAGAGCGAACTCGGCGAGTCCGCGGTTCCCCCTCCCTATGTCGCCTCCAGCCCGGAGCCCGAGGCGTCCGCGCAGGACGCCGTTCTCCCGATCACCCCGGGCGGCGACACCGTCACCCCCGTCGTGGACGAGTACCAGAGCACCGTCACGCTCGCCGACGTGGGCGGGCTCGAGACCGTGAAGCAGCGCCTGCGCGAGAGTTTCCTCGAGCCGATGAAGCACCCGGAGCTCGCGAAGGCCTTCGGGAAGAACCTCCGCGGCGGCCTCGTGCTCTACGGCCCTCCCGGGTGCGGCAAGACGTTCATGGCGCGCGCGATCGCGGGTGAGCTCGGCGCCCGCTTCCTCACCGCGAGCCTCGCCGACATCCTCGGCAGCCACTTCGGCGAGACCGAGAAGAACCTGCGCGCGCTGTTCGAGCACGCCCGCAGCCTCACCCCCGCGGTCCTCTTCCTCGACGAGATCGACGCGATCGGCGCCAAGCGGTCGAGCATCGGAACCGGCTGGTCGGGCATGCGGGCGATGGTCGACCAGCTGCTCATGGAGCTCGACTCGATGACCGCCGACAACGACGGCCTCTTCGTCCTCGCCGCGACGAACAGCCCGTGGGAGGTGGACCCGGCGCTCATGCGCCCCGGCCGCTTCGACCGCATGCTCCTCGTCCTCCCGCCCGACGAGCCCGCCCGCGAGGCGATCCTGCGCATGCACCTCGACCGACGCCCCATCGAGGGGATCGACCTCGGCGAGCTCGTGCGCAGCACCGACGGTTTCTCCGGCGCCGACCTCGAACACCTCGTGGCCTCCGCCGCCGAACAGGCGATGATCCGATCGATCCAGTCGGGAGAGGTGAAGCCCATCGGCATGAACGAGCTGCGGCACGTGCTCGGCGAGATCCGGCCGTCGACCGGACCGTGGCTCGCGGGAGCGAAGAACGTCGTGGCGTTCGCGAACACCGACGGCCGCTACGACGACCTCGCGGAGTTCCTCGACTCCCGCGGATACCGCTAG
- a CDS encoding nuclear transport factor 2 family protein, with protein MPTAIQKLMIDNLHRVFGERDPEKRRAAIAEIVADDIVFSDPEGVVVGADAVDAKIDELLAGAPGFVFSETGPARESQDLGLLTWGFGPAGEPPVVTGIDVATVVDGRIATLHTILTND; from the coding sequence GTGCCCACTGCCATCCAGAAGCTCATGATCGACAACCTGCACCGCGTGTTCGGCGAACGGGACCCCGAGAAGCGCCGCGCCGCGATCGCCGAGATCGTCGCCGACGACATCGTGTTCTCCGACCCTGAAGGCGTCGTCGTGGGAGCCGACGCGGTGGACGCGAAGATCGACGAACTGCTCGCCGGGGCGCCCGGTTTCGTCTTCTCCGAGACGGGGCCGGCGCGTGAGAGCCAGGACCTCGGCCTCCTCACCTGGGGGTTCGGACCGGCAGGCGAGCCGCCTGTCGTGACCGGCATCGACGTCGCGACGGTCGTCGACGGCCGCATCGCGACCCTCCACACGATCCTCACGAACGACTGA
- a CDS encoding tetratricopeptide repeat protein, protein MADETDPVEGVVYRAESFLAVGQVDRAETLVRDELGRRPGDANLLLMLAKIYEARRMWPEVISTAHATLEANPNSLTAHMMLAWAGYQVGDRDLMKRSLDEVLTHRPDQPTALMYLALHNAPDRTTAGRERTRSLIAQSLQNGGGNPWYTMMAAKLEVFLGRTAEARKLVDDGLAQNPTDPQLLTLKADLATDNAESMDIVSGLLATSPADASLRSRFDGLVAARRRALLSMLWLAPAFVALGVGLVSGGFRLSWMIGVAAASFTVWGARLQAVRKLPPLYRAELDSNAPWRVATRLGGRASALLTVVGGVLLATGVAPAAWLLVAATLCWVVTRFASLAQERRKAAEVDAEAAAMTEGTSASGRTLGPATRSVARQRWARAITTPLLLIPGFVFGLIPAGPPDEGSTARAAVGLISAIVALTALAEAVPWVRVPGRKAATFWGALRVAVPGFFVVVALLIALANLVAATSAWSAGRPASPGEGPSSPATIPPGYFDDLESPSPLPSLDIPDFDIPTIPPFDVPSTPPEG, encoded by the coding sequence GTGGCGGACGAGACCGACCCCGTCGAGGGTGTCGTCTACCGCGCCGAGTCGTTCCTCGCGGTCGGCCAGGTGGACCGGGCCGAGACGCTCGTCCGCGACGAGCTCGGCCGTCGCCCCGGTGACGCCAACCTGCTCCTCATGCTCGCGAAGATCTACGAGGCGCGGAGGATGTGGCCGGAGGTGATCTCGACCGCCCACGCGACGCTCGAGGCCAACCCGAACTCGCTCACCGCGCACATGATGCTCGCATGGGCCGGCTACCAGGTGGGCGACCGCGACCTCATGAAGCGCAGCCTCGACGAGGTGCTCACCCACCGCCCGGATCAGCCGACCGCGCTCATGTACCTCGCGCTCCACAACGCGCCCGATCGCACCACGGCGGGTCGCGAGCGCACGCGTTCGCTCATCGCCCAGTCGCTGCAGAACGGCGGCGGCAACCCCTGGTACACGATGATGGCGGCGAAGCTCGAGGTCTTCCTCGGACGCACGGCCGAGGCGCGCAAGCTCGTCGACGACGGCCTCGCCCAGAATCCGACCGACCCGCAGCTGCTTACGCTCAAGGCCGACCTCGCCACCGACAACGCCGAGTCGATGGACATCGTGAGCGGGCTACTCGCGACCTCGCCGGCGGACGCGTCGCTGCGCTCCCGCTTCGACGGGCTCGTCGCGGCTCGCCGCCGGGCGCTGCTGTCGATGCTGTGGCTCGCGCCCGCGTTCGTCGCCCTCGGCGTGGGTCTCGTGAGCGGCGGGTTCCGGCTCAGCTGGATGATCGGCGTGGCGGCCGCGTCGTTCACGGTGTGGGGCGCACGACTGCAGGCGGTCAGAAAGCTCCCCCCGCTCTACCGCGCCGAGCTCGACTCGAACGCGCCGTGGCGGGTGGCGACACGACTCGGCGGACGGGCGTCCGCGCTCCTCACGGTCGTCGGCGGCGTCCTCCTCGCGACCGGTGTGGCGCCGGCGGCCTGGCTCCTGGTCGCGGCGACGCTCTGCTGGGTGGTCACGCGGTTCGCGAGCCTCGCCCAGGAGCGACGCAAGGCCGCGGAGGTCGACGCGGAGGCCGCGGCGATGACGGAGGGAACGTCCGCGAGCGGTCGAACACTCGGCCCGGCCACTCGCTCCGTCGCACGCCAACGGTGGGCTCGGGCCATCACGACCCCTCTGCTCCTCATCCCCGGATTCGTGTTCGGCCTCATCCCGGCCGGACCGCCCGACGAGGGCAGCACGGCCCGGGCGGCCGTCGGCCTCATCTCGGCGATCGTCGCGCTGACCGCGCTCGCCGAGGCCGTCCCGTGGGTGCGCGTGCCCGGGAGGAAGGCGGCCACCTTCTGGGGCGCGCTGCGCGTCGCCGTCCCCGGGTTCTTCGTGGTGGTCGCGCTCCTCATCGCCCTCGCGAACCTCGTCGCGGCCACGAGCGCGTGGTCCGCGGGCCGCCCGGCGTCGCCGGGCGAGGGCCCCTCGAGCCCCGCCACGATCCCGCCCGGCTATTTCGACGACCTCGAGTCGCCGTCGCCGCTGCCGTCGCTCGACATCCCGGACTTCGACATCCCCACGATCCCGCCCTTCGACGTCCCGTCGACCCCTCCCGAAGGCTGA
- a CDS encoding GntR family transcriptional regulator, which yields MISIDAADPTPPFEQIRQQMADQIRTGVIVAGTKLPSVRQLAGDLRVANGTVVRAYSELEAEGLLESNRSGTRVRRVDVLPAEARTAARAYIASLHGLSLDDAISAVRAEWARTAG from the coding sequence GTGATCTCGATCGATGCCGCGGACCCCACTCCCCCGTTCGAGCAGATCCGCCAGCAGATGGCGGATCAGATCCGCACCGGTGTGATCGTCGCCGGGACGAAGCTGCCATCCGTCCGCCAGCTCGCCGGTGACCTGCGGGTCGCGAATGGAACGGTGGTCAGGGCCTACTCCGAGCTCGAAGCGGAGGGGCTGCTGGAGTCGAACCGTTCCGGCACGCGCGTCCGTCGCGTCGATGTGCTCCCGGCCGAGGCGCGCACCGCCGCCCGCGCCTACATCGCGAGCCTCCACGGCCTCTCCCTCGACGACGCGATCAGTGCGGTCCGCGCCGAGTGGGCGCGGACCGCGGGCTGA
- a CDS encoding helix-turn-helix domain-containing protein → MSEFATVLRAWRDRVTPQQVGMLAGAGRRTSGLRREELSALAGVSVDYIVRLEQGRATNPSVQTLTALARALRLSDEERDHLFRAAGAPIPSARVASRHVPPGVQRIVDRLGDSPVAVMTAAWDIVLWNPLWAALFGDPSALPADESNVAWRYFMHGPGNTEFDDAHHAAFTADLASDLRRAAGLYPDDARIADLVRCLRRDAPAFEEAWQTATVSVHISSRKTVHSPVIGPIELDCDVLTAPGADLRIVVYTAVPGSTAAANLDLLRVTGVQAL, encoded by the coding sequence ATGAGCGAGTTCGCGACGGTGCTGCGCGCCTGGCGCGACCGCGTCACACCTCAGCAGGTGGGCATGCTGGCAGGCGCCGGCCGCCGCACGAGCGGTCTTCGGCGCGAGGAGCTCTCCGCCCTCGCGGGGGTGAGCGTGGACTACATCGTGCGCCTCGAGCAGGGCCGTGCCACGAATCCGTCCGTGCAGACCCTCACGGCACTCGCCCGCGCGCTGAGACTCAGCGACGAGGAGCGCGACCACCTCTTCCGCGCAGCCGGCGCTCCGATCCCGTCGGCACGCGTCGCGTCGCGTCACGTGCCGCCCGGGGTGCAGCGGATCGTCGATCGGCTCGGCGACTCGCCCGTCGCGGTCATGACCGCTGCGTGGGACATCGTCCTCTGGAACCCGCTGTGGGCGGCGCTCTTCGGCGACCCGTCGGCGCTTCCCGCGGACGAGAGCAACGTGGCCTGGCGCTACTTCATGCACGGGCCGGGGAACACGGAGTTCGACGACGCCCACCACGCGGCATTCACCGCCGACCTCGCGTCGGATCTTCGCCGCGCCGCCGGCCTCTACCCCGACGACGCGCGCATCGCGGACCTCGTCCGCTGCCTTCGCCGAGACGCCCCCGCGTTCGAGGAGGCCTGGCAGACCGCGACCGTGTCCGTACACATCTCGAGCCGGAAGACGGTGCACTCCCCGGTGATCGGACCGATCGAACTCGACTGCGACGTGCTCACCGCGCCCGGCGCGGATCTTCGCATCGTCGTCTACACGGCGGTCCCCGGCTCGACCGCCGCCGCGAACCTCGATCTCCTCCGCGTCACGGGCGTCCAGGCGCTCTGA
- a CDS encoding gamma carbonic anhydrase family protein, with protein MLIRHRDAEPTIHPDAYVASMAVVSGDVHIAAGVRVLHGAVLSAEDGSVTIGEDTVVMEHAVVRGRAGHPTSIGSAVMIGPHAHVNGSTIGDEVFVATGASLFPGSRIGDGAEVRINGVVQVNTVLEAGAVVPIGWVAVGDPAAILSPDRHDEIWAVQRTLDFVGTVYGAGPGTTMRDLMRGQSDFYGAHTTDTVLDQG; from the coding sequence ATGCTGATCCGACACCGTGATGCTGAACCGACGATCCACCCCGACGCGTACGTCGCGTCGATGGCCGTCGTGTCCGGCGACGTCCACATCGCCGCCGGCGTGCGGGTCCTCCACGGCGCCGTCCTCTCGGCGGAGGACGGAAGCGTCACGATCGGCGAGGACACCGTCGTGATGGAGCATGCCGTCGTGCGCGGTCGCGCCGGCCACCCGACGTCGATCGGATCGGCCGTCATGATCGGCCCGCACGCACACGTGAACGGCAGCACGATCGGTGACGAGGTCTTCGTCGCCACGGGCGCCTCCCTCTTCCCCGGCAGCCGAATCGGTGATGGTGCCGAGGTGCGCATCAACGGCGTCGTGCAGGTGAACACCGTGCTCGAAGCGGGCGCCGTCGTGCCCATCGGATGGGTCGCGGTCGGCGACCCCGCCGCCATCCTGTCGCCGGATCGGCACGACGAGATCTGGGCCGTCCAGCGCACCCTCGACTTCGTCGGCACCGTCTACGGCGCGGGTCCCGGCACGACGATGCGCGATCTCATGCGCGGCCAGTCCGACTTCTACGGGGCGCACACCACCGATACCGTGCTCGACCAGGGCTGA
- a CDS encoding methyltransferase family protein, producing MSSSVSGRAGHARASHARIGSARIDEYCRVTDRLGERHGRLYFALQSVAGLAWWVAVFTVPAVRDATLGRIDPVVMAALDIPLFVVASALAAFGLRWAAWVATAWTALIAVGIVAYATITGLAGWGAVLMIAAAAGSIAAAMLVLLGRLPAEWIIRGPFAFRLARPGSTGDHVKRTGAQLVLFWGLFLVVFPFVIVLLERRWQLDVPVPIAVPIAGVVLLLAASALGIWSAVTMSTLGEGTPLPSATARRLVIAGPYRFVRNPMAVAGIVQGAAVGFVAGSWLVVVYAVAGSFVWNELVRPIEEAELESRFGVEYAAYRDRVACWVPRIRH from the coding sequence ATGTCCTCGTCCGTGAGCGGTCGCGCCGGCCACGCCCGCGCAAGCCACGCGCGCATCGGGTCCGCGCGCATCGACGAATACTGCCGCGTCACCGATCGACTCGGCGAGCGCCACGGCCGCCTCTACTTCGCCCTGCAGTCCGTGGCCGGACTGGCGTGGTGGGTCGCCGTGTTCACCGTGCCCGCGGTGCGCGACGCGACACTCGGTCGGATCGACCCCGTGGTCATGGCGGCGCTCGACATCCCGTTGTTCGTGGTGGCGTCGGCCCTCGCGGCGTTCGGCCTGCGCTGGGCCGCGTGGGTCGCGACAGCGTGGACGGCTCTCATCGCCGTCGGCATCGTGGCGTACGCCACGATCACCGGGCTCGCCGGCTGGGGCGCCGTCCTCATGATCGCGGCAGCGGCCGGGAGCATCGCCGCCGCGATGCTCGTGCTCCTTGGCCGCCTGCCCGCAGAGTGGATTATCCGCGGTCCGTTCGCGTTCCGCCTCGCCCGCCCCGGCTCCACTGGCGATCACGTGAAGCGGACGGGCGCGCAGCTCGTGCTGTTCTGGGGGCTGTTCCTCGTGGTGTTCCCGTTCGTGATCGTCCTGCTCGAACGACGCTGGCAGCTCGACGTGCCCGTTCCGATCGCCGTTCCGATCGCCGGGGTGGTGCTCCTCCTCGCCGCGAGCGCTCTCGGTATCTGGTCCGCCGTCACCATGTCGACGCTCGGCGAGGGCACCCCGCTGCCCTCCGCGACGGCGCGGCGCCTCGTGATCGCGGGACCGTACCGGTTCGTGCGGAATCCGATGGCCGTCGCGGGCATCGTGCAGGGCGCAGCCGTAGGTTTCGTCGCCGGTTCCTGGCTCGTCGTGGTGTACGCCGTGGCCGGCTCGTTCGTGTGGAACGAACTCGTGCGGCCGATCGAGGAGGCCGAGCTCGAGTCGCGCTTCGGAGTGGAGTACGCGGCGTACCGCGATCGCGTGGCGTGCTGGGTTCCGCGCATTCGTCACTGA
- the pip gene encoding prolyl aminopeptidase: MRSFYPEIEPYDSGLLDVGDGQQLYWEVSGNPEGKPVVFLHGGPGGGTNANQRRVFDPAKYRIVLFDQRGCGKSLPHASENGDLSANTTWHSVGDIERLREMLGVDRWQVFGGSWGSTLALAYAETHPERVTELILRGIFTLRKSELDWFYEGGAGAMLPDNWERFVAPVPEEERGGLIDAYHRLLNDPDPAVHGPAAVAWSTWEASAITLIPREDLIATFSEPSYALAFARIENHYFVNKGWMDDGQLIRDASRLRDIPGVIVQGRYDLCTPPFTAWDLHRAWPEADLHMIPDAGHAFDEPGILDALIEATDRFADR, encoded by the coding sequence ATGCGCTCCTTCTACCCCGAGATCGAACCGTACGACTCCGGCCTGCTCGACGTGGGTGACGGACAGCAGCTGTACTGGGAGGTGTCGGGCAACCCGGAGGGCAAGCCCGTCGTCTTCCTCCACGGCGGTCCGGGCGGCGGCACGAACGCCAACCAGCGTCGTGTCTTCGACCCCGCGAAGTACCGCATCGTGCTCTTCGATCAGCGCGGCTGCGGGAAGAGCCTGCCGCACGCGAGCGAGAACGGCGACCTCAGCGCGAACACCACGTGGCACTCCGTGGGGGACATCGAGCGGCTGCGCGAGATGCTCGGCGTCGACCGGTGGCAGGTCTTCGGCGGCTCGTGGGGCAGCACGCTCGCCCTCGCGTACGCGGAGACGCACCCCGAGCGCGTGACCGAGCTGATCCTCCGCGGCATCTTCACCCTCCGGAAGAGCGAGCTCGACTGGTTCTACGAGGGCGGAGCAGGCGCGATGCTGCCCGACAACTGGGAGCGTTTCGTCGCCCCCGTGCCCGAGGAGGAGCGCGGTGGGCTCATCGACGCCTATCACCGCCTGTTGAACGATCCCGACCCCGCCGTGCACGGACCGGCGGCGGTCGCGTGGTCGACGTGGGAGGCCTCCGCGATCACGCTCATCCCCCGCGAGGACCTCATCGCCACGTTCAGCGAGCCGTCCTACGCGCTCGCGTTCGCGCGCATCGAGAACCACTACTTCGTGAACAAGGGATGGATGGACGACGGGCAGCTCATCCGCGACGCGTCACGTCTCCGCGACATCCCCGGCGTGATCGTGCAGGGACGCTACGACCTCTGCACGCCGCCGTTCACCGCGTGGGACCTGCACCGCGCCTGGCCGGAGGCCGACCTGCACATGATCCCCGACGCCGGCCACGCCTTCGACGAGCCCGGCATCCTCGACGCGCTCATCGAGGCGACGGATCGCTTCGCGGACCGGTAG